The Streptomyces camelliae genome window below encodes:
- a CDS encoding ATP-binding cassette domain-containing protein translates to MILLPPPLLALHGVCKRFGVVEVLQDIELEIHAGQVLALLGDNGAGKSTLVKVISGVAPADKGSIEWEGRPVHIRRPQEARDLGISTVYQDLALCGNLDVVGNLFLGREIRRFGFLDEVEMERRTRQLLERLTRSVLDLRGPLVSLSSGQRQTVAIARSLLGDPRVLLLDEPTAALGFEQTTEVLDLVDRLRDHGLGILLISHNMGDVKALADRAAVLRLGRNNGFFDVSTTSQEQIVSSITGATDNAPRRPAHREAEW, encoded by the coding sequence TCCTCCAGGACATCGAGCTGGAGATCCACGCCGGCCAGGTCCTCGCCCTGCTCGGCGACAACGGAGCCGGCAAGTCCACCCTGGTCAAGGTGATCTCCGGGGTCGCTCCCGCGGACAAGGGGAGCATCGAGTGGGAGGGCCGGCCCGTTCACATACGGCGTCCCCAAGAAGCCCGGGACCTCGGCATCTCCACCGTCTACCAGGACCTGGCGCTGTGCGGAAACCTCGACGTCGTGGGCAACCTCTTCCTCGGACGGGAGATCCGCAGGTTCGGCTTCCTCGACGAGGTGGAGATGGAGCGCCGCACCCGGCAGCTGCTGGAGCGCCTGACCCGCAGCGTCCTCGATCTGCGCGGTCCGCTGGTGTCACTGTCCAGCGGCCAGCGGCAGACCGTCGCCATCGCCCGCTCGCTTCTCGGCGACCCGCGCGTCCTTCTTCTGGACGAACCGACCGCGGCGCTGGGGTTCGAGCAGACCACCGAGGTCCTCGACCTCGTCGACCGTCTCCGCGACCACGGCCTGGGAATCCTGCTCATCAGCCACAACATGGGCGATGTGAAGGCCCTCGCGGACCGGGCCGCCGTGCTGCGGCTCGGCCGCAACAACGGCTTCTTCGACGTGAGTACCACCTCCCAGGAGCAGATCGTCTCCTCGATCACGGGCGCCACGGACAACGCGCCCCGCCGGCCGGCCCACCGCGAGGCCGAGTGGTGA
- a CDS encoding sugar ABC transporter permease, with the protein MRDMPDETRADPAAATAKARQRHAGRAVTRAVAGWIAVRRRRLRAGELGSLPVTLVLAAVWIIFQCINSTFLSPRNLSNLSVDIVGTGLIAVGIVFVLLLGELDLSVGSISGLAAAVFAVLNVNNGVPEWLALIAAVLTGTAAGTVQGYSVARTRVPAFVVTLAGLLTWNGLMLAILGTSGTVNLDENGLIAHLTSYYFTNAAVAYAVAALATALVFLASYLDRRRRRAVGMPHRPLHTIGVRTGVVAVIAFASAYLLNQFQGLPLALLIFLTVVAGLDIMLRRTPYGRQVYALGSSIEAARRASLSVTGVQTAVLAVSGTLAATGGLFLASRITSVSQNSGSGVLLLNAIAAAVIGGTSLFGGRGTTWSAVLGILVIQSIASGMALTDTPTAVQLVITGGVLFAAVVIDSLSRHTQQAHGRA; encoded by the coding sequence ATGCGTGACATGCCGGACGAGACGCGGGCCGATCCCGCGGCAGCCACCGCGAAAGCCCGTCAGCGCCACGCCGGGCGGGCCGTCACTCGCGCCGTGGCGGGCTGGATCGCCGTCCGGCGGCGCAGGCTGCGCGCCGGTGAGCTGGGCTCCCTGCCCGTCACCCTCGTCCTCGCCGCGGTCTGGATCATCTTCCAGTGCATCAACTCCACCTTCCTCTCGCCCCGCAACCTGTCCAACCTCAGCGTGGACATCGTGGGCACGGGCCTCATCGCGGTCGGCATCGTCTTCGTGCTGCTGCTCGGTGAACTCGACCTGTCGGTCGGCTCGATCAGCGGGCTCGCCGCCGCGGTCTTCGCGGTGCTCAACGTCAACAACGGCGTGCCGGAGTGGCTCGCCCTGATCGCCGCCGTGCTGACGGGCACCGCGGCAGGAACCGTCCAGGGGTACTCCGTCGCCAGGACCCGGGTGCCGGCCTTCGTGGTCACCCTCGCCGGGCTGCTGACGTGGAACGGCCTCATGCTCGCCATCCTCGGCACCAGCGGCACCGTCAACCTCGACGAGAACGGGCTCATCGCCCACCTGACCAGCTACTACTTCACCAACGCCGCCGTCGCCTACGCGGTGGCGGCACTCGCCACGGCTCTGGTCTTCCTCGCCTCCTACCTGGACAGGCGCCGCCGCAGGGCCGTCGGCATGCCACACCGCCCGCTGCACACCATCGGGGTGCGCACAGGAGTGGTGGCGGTGATCGCGTTCGCCTCCGCCTATCTGCTGAACCAGTTCCAGGGCCTGCCGCTGGCTCTGCTGATCTTCCTCACGGTGGTGGCGGGCCTCGACATCATGCTCCGGCGCACGCCCTATGGACGGCAGGTCTACGCACTGGGGAGCAGCATCGAGGCGGCCCGTCGTGCCAGCCTCAGCGTGACCGGCGTACAGACGGCCGTGCTCGCGGTCTCCGGCACCCTGGCGGCGACCGGCGGCCTGTTCCTGGCCTCGCGCATCACGTCGGTGAGCCAGAACTCCGGCTCCGGCGTCCTGCTGCTCAACGCCATCGCCGCCGCCGTCATCGGCGGCACCAGCCTGTTCGGAGGACGCGGTACGACCTGGTCCGCAGTGCTCGGCATCCTGGTCATCCAGTCGATCGCCTCGGGCATGGCCCTCACCGACACGCCCACCGCCGTCCAGCTGGTGATCACGGGCGGGGTGCTCTTCGCCGCGGTGGTCATCGACTCACTGTCCCGGCATACGCAGCAGGCGCACGGGCGCGCCTGA
- a CDS encoding sugar ABC transporter substrate-binding protein codes for MRLRSVLCSTASALCALVLLNACSGGSGITATSSGGKPLVGVDYPRSDTDFWSAFIKYTPEYAKQLGLSLKTTNSQNDVAKLDANAQSLILQGVKGIAMAPQSTFAIAPILAQLQTAKIPVVTIDTRPDTGKVYMVVRADNRAYGEKACRYLGTKLGGKGKVVMLQGDLASINGRDRTDGFNDCMRKNYPRIKVFGEATNWDGAVAAQKLQTDLTAHPDIKGIYMQASLALSGTLHVLRQEGLLAGPKDKKHVFVVSNDGIPRELKDISAGTIDATVSQPVDLYAKYALYYLKAAIDGKTFKPGKTDHESTIVRVRDGLLEDQLSAPLVTADGGRYGGVPSLKSTDRSLWGNNLG; via the coding sequence ATGAGGCTCAGATCCGTCCTCTGCTCCACTGCGTCCGCCCTCTGCGCACTGGTGCTGCTCAACGCCTGCAGCGGCGGCTCCGGCATCACGGCCACGTCGAGCGGCGGCAAGCCGCTGGTCGGCGTCGACTACCCACGCTCCGACACCGACTTCTGGAGCGCGTTCATCAAGTACACGCCGGAGTATGCCAAGCAGCTCGGCCTCTCGCTCAAGACCACCAACTCGCAGAACGATGTCGCCAAACTCGACGCCAACGCGCAGAGCCTCATCCTCCAGGGTGTCAAGGGCATCGCGATGGCCCCGCAGAGCACCTTTGCCATCGCGCCGATCCTGGCGCAGTTGCAGACGGCGAAGATCCCGGTCGTCACCATCGACACCCGCCCCGACACCGGCAAGGTCTACATGGTGGTCCGTGCCGACAACCGCGCCTACGGCGAGAAGGCATGCAGGTACCTGGGCACCAAGCTGGGCGGCAAGGGCAAGGTCGTGATGCTCCAGGGCGACCTCGCATCGATCAACGGCCGTGACCGCACCGACGGATTCAACGACTGCATGAGGAAGAACTACCCGCGCATCAAGGTGTTCGGCGAGGCCACCAACTGGGACGGCGCCGTCGCCGCGCAGAAGCTCCAGACCGACCTGACAGCCCACCCGGACATCAAGGGCATCTACATGCAGGCCAGCCTGGCCCTGTCCGGCACGCTCCACGTGCTCAGGCAGGAGGGGCTGTTGGCCGGCCCGAAGGACAAGAAACACGTGTTCGTCGTCTCGAACGACGGCATCCCCAGGGAACTCAAGGACATCTCCGCCGGCACCATCGACGCCACCGTCTCCCAGCCGGTCGACCTTTACGCCAAGTACGCCCTGTACTACCTGAAGGCCGCGATCGACGGGAAGACGTTCAAGCCCGGCAAGACCGACCACGAGAGCACCATCGTGCGGGTCCGCGACGGACTTCTGGAAGACCAGCTCTCCGCCCCGCTCGTCACCGCCGACGGCGGCAGGTACGGCGGCGTCCCCAGCCTCAAGAGCACCGACAGGTCCCTGTGGGGCAACAACCTCGGCTGA
- a CDS encoding aldose 1-epimerase, with protein sequence MSAEYRIAEDRLGGEPTLVVSAPDESARAVLALRGATLLSWQVRHGATGRLKELTDGYRDEKELLSQDGVRAGLMAPFTNRIADGRYRYDGQDHDLLPGHHGDRLIYHGFARETPFELVHATTTADSARLLLRTTGIRPGRYPGYPFALDLEAEFTVTAQELSIEVRATNVGDTTAPYAAGWHPYFTLSQSIDDLLLHIPAHTLIRTDASLIPLPGEDALLPLDDCPDMDFRVPKRLGDAVIDACYADLSGSGSRFETVLTDAATGEELRVWQYGGYMHVFTGDTLARDRRASIALEPVETMTNAFNRPEHAALLALEPGRSRAFGFGVGYGCRSRGPGDS encoded by the coding sequence ATGTCCGCCGAGTACCGGATCGCCGAGGACCGTCTCGGCGGCGAACCCACCCTTGTCGTCTCCGCGCCGGACGAATCGGCCCGCGCCGTCCTCGCCCTGCGCGGAGCGACGCTGCTGAGCTGGCAGGTCAGGCATGGGGCGACAGGCCGGCTGAAGGAGCTGACGGACGGCTACCGCGACGAGAAGGAACTCCTCTCCCAGGACGGCGTACGCGCCGGCCTGATGGCTCCCTTCACCAACCGCATAGCGGACGGCCGCTACCGCTACGACGGACAGGACCACGACCTGCTCCCCGGCCACCACGGAGACCGGCTGATCTACCACGGCTTCGCCCGCGAGACACCGTTCGAACTCGTCCACGCCACCACGACGGCCGACTCCGCCCGCCTGCTCCTGCGCACCACGGGCATCCGACCGGGCCGGTACCCCGGCTACCCGTTCGCCCTCGACCTCGAAGCCGAATTCACCGTCACGGCACAGGAGCTGAGCATCGAGGTCCGCGCGACGAACGTGGGCGACACCACCGCCCCCTACGCGGCGGGCTGGCACCCGTACTTCACTCTGTCGCAGTCCATCGACGACCTGCTCCTGCACATCCCCGCCCACACCCTGATCCGCACCGACGCCTCCCTCATCCCCCTGCCCGGCGAGGACGCCCTGCTTCCCCTGGACGACTGCCCCGACATGGACTTCCGGGTACCGAAACGACTGGGCGACGCGGTCATCGACGCCTGCTACGCGGACCTCAGCGGCTCCGGCAGCCGGTTCGAAACGGTGCTGACCGACGCGGCGACCGGCGAGGAACTGCGGGTCTGGCAGTACGGCGGATACATGCACGTCTTCACCGGAGACACCCTGGCCCGCGACCGGCGCGCCTCCATCGCACTCGAACCCGTCGAGACGATGACCAACGCCTTCAACCGCCCCGAACACGCCGCCCTCCTGGCCCTGGAACCCGGCCGGAGCCGCGCATTCGGCTTCGGCGTCGGGTACGGCTGCCGGAGCCGCGGGCCTGGAGATTCCTGA
- a CDS encoding ATP-binding cassette domain-containing protein, with translation MTTATAPVLEAKGLVKLFGKVVGLNDVDLTLHPGEVLAVIGDNGAGKSTLIKCLSGALVPDQGSLFVNGEEVHFKRPQDAREAGIETVYQTLAVAPALDIASNLFLAREVRRKGVLGSVFRMLDTSEMKRQAADHIKRLGIGTLQNINQAVETLSGGQRQCVAVARTAAFGGRVVILDEPTAALGVRETGQVLKLVRDLRDQGLGIILISHNMPNVFEVADRIHIQRLGGCAGVITPQSHSMEDAVAIMTGAKKLAPDAS, from the coding sequence GTGACCACCGCCACCGCCCCCGTCCTCGAAGCCAAGGGCCTGGTCAAGCTCTTCGGCAAGGTCGTCGGCCTGAACGACGTCGACCTCACCCTGCACCCCGGCGAGGTCCTCGCCGTCATCGGCGACAACGGCGCCGGCAAGTCCACCCTGATCAAGTGCCTGTCCGGAGCCCTCGTCCCCGACCAGGGCAGCCTCTTCGTCAATGGCGAGGAGGTCCACTTCAAGCGGCCCCAGGACGCCCGCGAAGCCGGCATCGAGACCGTCTACCAGACCCTGGCCGTCGCTCCCGCGCTGGACATCGCCAGCAACCTGTTCCTCGCCCGCGAAGTCCGCCGCAAGGGTGTGCTGGGCTCGGTGTTCCGCATGCTCGACACCAGCGAGATGAAGCGTCAGGCCGCCGACCACATCAAGCGGCTCGGCATCGGCACCCTGCAGAACATCAACCAGGCCGTGGAAACCCTCTCCGGTGGCCAGCGGCAGTGCGTGGCCGTCGCCCGCACGGCAGCCTTCGGCGGCCGTGTCGTCATCCTCGACGAGCCGACCGCCGCCCTCGGCGTCCGCGAGACCGGGCAGGTCCTCAAACTCGTCCGCGACCTGCGCGACCAGGGCCTCGGCATCATCCTCATCAGCCACAACATGCCCAACGTCTTCGAGGTCGCCGACCGCATCCACATCCAGCGACTCGGCGGCTGCGCGGGCGTCATCACCCCGCAGTCGCACTCCATGGAGGACGCGGTGGCCATCATGACGGGCGCGAAGAAGCTCGCCCCCGACGCGAGCTGA
- a CDS encoding ABC transporter permease — protein sequence MTTHVDPQATPAPAEELLNRPATPAQRIHSVLHRQPALSPAIVLVLAAVVFSLVNDRFYALQNLSLVIQQVAVIGSLAVGQTVIILTAGIDLSIGAVMVLASLLMSKLVADNHWPGGVALLAGAVVAIAAQALNGLLVTKIKLPPFIVTLGTLSIFTAITLIYAKGQTIALQPGNILMWTANTVSLGQLNLTNGVLIMIALYAVIGYALRYTAWGRHLYAVGDDVEAARLAGISVNRVLLSAYMVGGFAIAVGAWILVGRVGGGDPNSGLNANLQSITAVVIGGTSLFGGRGVVLGSLIGALIVQVFVNGLALAGIDPNYQVLAVGILVIAAVSVDQWIRSVKS from the coding sequence GTGACCACCCACGTGGACCCTCAAGCCACACCGGCACCGGCGGAGGAGCTCCTCAACCGGCCCGCCACCCCTGCCCAGCGCATCCACTCGGTGCTGCACCGCCAGCCCGCACTCAGCCCGGCGATCGTCCTGGTACTCGCCGCTGTGGTGTTCTCCCTGGTCAACGACCGCTTCTACGCGCTGCAGAACCTCTCGCTCGTCATCCAGCAGGTGGCCGTCATCGGCTCACTGGCCGTCGGGCAGACGGTCATCATCCTCACCGCCGGCATCGACCTGTCCATCGGCGCGGTCATGGTGCTCGCCTCGCTGCTGATGTCGAAGCTCGTCGCGGACAACCACTGGCCGGGCGGGGTGGCCCTGCTCGCCGGGGCGGTCGTCGCCATCGCCGCGCAGGCTCTGAACGGGCTGCTGGTCACCAAGATCAAGCTGCCGCCGTTCATCGTCACCCTCGGCACCCTCAGCATCTTCACCGCGATCACCCTCATCTACGCCAAGGGCCAGACCATCGCCCTGCAGCCGGGCAACATCCTGATGTGGACCGCCAACACGGTCTCCCTCGGGCAGCTGAACCTGACCAACGGCGTCCTGATCATGATCGCCCTGTACGCGGTGATCGGCTACGCCCTGCGCTACACCGCCTGGGGCCGGCACCTGTACGCCGTGGGCGACGACGTCGAGGCGGCCCGCCTGGCAGGCATCTCCGTCAACCGGGTACTGCTCAGCGCCTACATGGTCGGCGGCTTCGCCATCGCCGTGGGCGCCTGGATCCTGGTCGGCCGCGTCGGCGGCGGCGACCCCAACAGCGGCCTCAACGCCAACCTGCAGTCCATCACGGCGGTCGTCATCGGCGGCACCAGCCTGTTCGGCGGACGCGGCGTGGTGCTCGGCTCGCTGATCGGCGCGCTCATCGTCCAGGTCTTCGTCAACGGCCTCGCGCTGGCCGGCATCGACCCCAACTACCAAGTCCTCGCAGTCGGCATCCTGGTGATCGCGGCTGTCTCCGTCGACCAGTGGATCCGGAGTGTGAAGTCGTGA
- a CDS encoding substrate-binding domain-containing protein, with protein sequence MNISSSQASSRRSRRTGVAAIGVSVCLGATLAACGSSNGSSSSSASGGGGKVGVSLILKTLTNPYFVSMEKDAKTQAAKDNVSLTVAAGNSDGDTQTQITAIDNAISRGDKGILITTNGDAVNAALNRAKQAGLFVIALDTAPNPASIANITYATDNEQAGKLDGQYAAAALNGKPAVIAMLDLFNNQVVSVDINRDHGFLEGMGIDPGSKTENGKEAKSGKYTGGKGGSYTVACHQPTQGAIDGGRTAMENCLSANPDINVVYAINEPAGEGAYNALKAAGKEKNVAIYAIDGSCAGLKNVTSGEFAADAVQYPGKMAALGVDSIAKLARGGSKPSVTGGKSFYDTGTALAAAKPLGGLTVQSPSQAASACWGN encoded by the coding sequence ATGAACATCTCCTCCAGCCAGGCGTCGAGCCGCCGCAGTCGGCGTACCGGAGTGGCCGCGATCGGCGTCAGCGTCTGCCTCGGCGCCACGCTCGCGGCCTGCGGTTCCTCGAACGGAAGCTCCTCTTCGTCCGCGTCGGGCGGCGGCGGCAAGGTGGGTGTGTCGCTGATCCTGAAGACGCTCACCAACCCCTACTTCGTGAGCATGGAGAAGGACGCCAAGACCCAGGCCGCCAAGGACAACGTGAGTCTCACGGTGGCCGCGGGCAACAGCGACGGCGACACCCAGACCCAGATCACCGCCATCGACAACGCCATATCCCGCGGCGACAAGGGCATCCTGATCACCACCAACGGCGACGCCGTGAACGCCGCCCTGAACCGGGCCAAGCAGGCCGGCCTCTTCGTGATCGCCCTGGACACCGCACCCAACCCGGCGAGCATCGCGAACATCACCTACGCCACCGACAACGAGCAGGCGGGCAAGCTCGACGGCCAGTACGCCGCGGCCGCCCTGAACGGCAAGCCCGCGGTCATCGCCATGCTCGACCTGTTCAACAACCAGGTCGTCTCCGTCGACATCAACCGCGACCACGGCTTCCTGGAGGGCATGGGCATCGACCCGGGCAGCAAGACCGAGAACGGCAAGGAAGCCAAGTCCGGCAAGTACACCGGCGGCAAGGGCGGCAGCTACACGGTCGCCTGCCACCAGCCCACCCAGGGTGCCATCGACGGCGGCCGCACCGCGATGGAGAACTGCCTGTCGGCCAACCCGGACATCAACGTCGTCTACGCGATCAACGAACCCGCGGGCGAGGGCGCGTACAACGCGCTGAAGGCGGCCGGCAAGGAGAAGAACGTCGCGATCTACGCGATCGACGGCAGCTGCGCCGGCCTGAAGAACGTCACCAGCGGCGAGTTCGCGGCCGATGCGGTGCAGTACCCGGGCAAGATGGCGGCCCTCGGCGTCGACTCGATCGCCAAGCTGGCCCGCGGCGGCAGCAAGCCCAGCGTGACCGGCGGCAAGTCCTTCTACGACACCGGCACCGCTCTCGCCGCCGCGAAGCCGCTCGGCGGCCTGACCGTGCAGTCCCCGTCGCAGGCCGCCTCCGCCTGCTGGGGCAACTGA
- a CDS encoding LacI family DNA-binding transcriptional regulator produces the protein MTQGEAAPRSTRSRPTMREVAALAGVAIKTVSRVFNGVPTVDPAIVARVREAADKLGYRPNLTASSLRRGDGRTATIGMLVEDAANPFSAVLTRTVENVARERGVLVLVGSLDEDPARERELAQALVDRRVDGLVIVPAGRDQSYLINEQHTGTRMVFVDREAGLLDADAVVSENRQGALTAVKHLLKAGHRRIAYLGDRTSIPTAAQRFDGYRHALEVAHIAYDEEIVRHVGSSEEAAIAATEQVLSLPDPPTALFTSQNFVTIGAVRALRAMGLQDTVAQVGFDDFPLADILSPGISVIAQDVEQVGRTAAEMLFRRLDGDESPTRTVTVPTRLIERGSGEIPAEGPRHD, from the coding sequence ATGACTCAGGGCGAGGCCGCGCCCCGGTCCACCCGCAGCCGCCCCACCATGCGTGAGGTCGCGGCGCTGGCCGGAGTGGCCATCAAGACCGTCTCGCGCGTCTTCAACGGCGTCCCCACCGTCGATCCGGCGATCGTCGCCAGGGTCCGCGAGGCCGCCGACAAACTGGGCTACCGGCCCAACCTCACCGCCAGCAGCCTGCGCCGCGGCGACGGCCGCACCGCCACCATCGGCATGCTCGTCGAGGACGCGGCCAACCCCTTCTCGGCCGTCCTGACCCGCACCGTGGAGAACGTGGCCCGGGAACGCGGAGTGCTGGTACTGGTCGGCAGCCTCGACGAAGACCCGGCGCGCGAACGGGAGTTGGCCCAGGCGCTCGTCGACCGCCGGGTCGACGGGCTGGTGATCGTCCCCGCGGGACGCGACCAGAGCTACCTCATCAACGAGCAGCACACCGGTACCCGCATGGTCTTCGTCGACCGCGAGGCCGGCCTGCTCGACGCGGACGCCGTCGTCTCCGAGAACCGGCAGGGCGCCCTCACCGCAGTCAAGCACCTGCTGAAGGCCGGCCACCGCCGCATCGCCTACCTCGGCGACCGCACCTCCATCCCCACCGCCGCCCAGCGCTTCGACGGCTACCGGCACGCCCTGGAAGTCGCGCACATCGCATACGACGAGGAAATCGTCCGCCACGTCGGGTCCAGCGAGGAGGCGGCCATCGCCGCGACCGAGCAGGTCCTGTCCCTGCCCGATCCGCCGACGGCGCTGTTCACCAGCCAGAACTTCGTGACCATAGGCGCCGTCCGCGCACTGCGCGCCATGGGCCTGCAGGACACCGTCGCCCAGGTGGGCTTCGACGACTTCCCCCTGGCCGACATCCTCAGCCCGGGCATCTCCGTCATCGCCCAGGACGTCGAACAGGTGGGCAGGACAGCCGCCGAGATGCTCTTCCGCAGGCTGGACGGCGACGAGTCGCCCACCCGCACCGTCACCGTGCCGACCCGGCTGATCGAGCGGGGCTCCGGCGAGATCCCAGCCGAAGGGCCCCGCCATGACTGA
- a CDS encoding carbohydrate kinase family protein, producing MTVIGEALIDMVQLDAPGDYRARPGGSPFNVAVGLARLGHRTALMARLADNTFGRMLRTHAAAEGVDLTYAPAAAEPTTLAVVSMDAAGRASYDFYLDGTADWQWTEAETALVPRDTAVLHFGSVASWTSPAAERIHSAVRRLRAEGTALISYDPNVRPALLGDPERGRRAVEGSVGTAHLVKASREDVEWLYPDTPIERIAAHWLELGALLVVITDGPDGAHAFHARAGSLSRPGRKVAVVDTVGAGDAFTAGLLGALARHGLHIPQKLAAADPGVLRIAVDDAVLVSALTCERLGADPPTALPRPHLDARAPLTATDLVFPGDTDRAGTRSPAPEPVRSVRS from the coding sequence GTGACCGTGATCGGCGAAGCACTCATCGACATGGTCCAGCTCGACGCACCGGGCGACTACCGTGCCCGGCCCGGCGGCAGCCCGTTCAACGTCGCCGTCGGCCTGGCCCGGCTCGGACACCGCACCGCGCTCATGGCACGCCTGGCCGACAACACCTTCGGCCGGATGCTGCGCACGCACGCCGCCGCCGAGGGCGTCGACCTGACGTACGCCCCGGCGGCCGCCGAGCCCACCACGCTCGCCGTGGTCTCCATGGACGCGGCGGGAAGGGCGAGTTACGACTTCTACCTGGACGGCACCGCGGACTGGCAGTGGACCGAGGCGGAGACCGCCCTCGTCCCGCGGGACACCGCCGTACTGCACTTCGGCTCGGTCGCCTCCTGGACCTCGCCTGCCGCCGAGCGCATCCACTCCGCCGTCCGGCGCCTGCGCGCCGAGGGCACGGCGCTGATCAGCTACGACCCCAACGTGCGCCCCGCCCTGCTGGGCGACCCGGAGCGTGGCAGGCGGGCCGTCGAAGGCAGCGTCGGCACCGCCCACCTGGTCAAGGCCAGCCGTGAGGACGTCGAGTGGCTCTACCCGGACACGCCGATCGAGCGGATCGCCGCTCACTGGCTGGAGCTGGGCGCGCTCCTCGTCGTCATCACCGACGGTCCCGACGGCGCGCACGCCTTTCACGCCCGTGCGGGAAGCCTGAGCCGTCCCGGGCGGAAGGTCGCGGTGGTGGACACCGTCGGCGCGGGCGACGCGTTCACCGCCGGGCTGCTCGGCGCGCTGGCCCGCCACGGACTGCACATCCCGCAGAAGCTGGCCGCGGCCGATCCGGGCGTGCTCAGGATCGCCGTGGACGACGCGGTCCTCGTCTCCGCGCTGACCTGCGAGCGCCTGGGTGCCGACCCGCCCACCGCCCTTCCCCGCCCCCACCTGGACGCCCGAGCGCCCCTGACGGCGACGGATCTGGTCTTCCCCGGTGACACCGACCGGGCGGGCACGCGCAGCCCGGCTCCGGAGCCAGTGCGATCCGTCAGGAGCTGA